A single region of the Pseudomonas mandelii genome encodes:
- the cytX gene encoding putative hydroxymethylpyrimidine transporter CytX: MSIQPSTYSPDIAVPMDKRVFGGRDLFSLWFSLGIGLMVLQTGALLAPGLGLSGSLLAIFLGTLVGVLLLAAVGVIGSDTGLSSMAALKLSLGKRGASLPAVLNLLQLIGWGSFEIIVMRDAASLLGARAFSEGSLLSNPLLWTVFFGGLATLLAVSGPLTFVRQILRKWGIWLLLAACIWLTWNLFAKADLTALWAQAGDGSMPFAVGFDIAIAMPLSWLPLIADYSRFGKRAKNVFGGTALGFFIGNFWLMSLGVAYTLAFAPSGEVNALLLALAGAGLGIPLLLILLDESENAFADIHSAAVSSGILLRLKVEHLALAIGVICTLIACLAPLAQYQNFLLLIGSVFAPLFGVVLVDHFILRKRSAQVASAALRWPALLAWLGGVSTYHLLANLYPDIGATLPSLILAGLLQLVLGRAFSYGRETARA, translated from the coding sequence TTGAGCATTCAACCCAGCACTTATTCCCCCGACATCGCGGTGCCCATGGACAAACGTGTCTTTGGCGGTCGCGATCTGTTTTCCCTGTGGTTCTCCCTCGGCATCGGCCTGATGGTGCTGCAGACCGGCGCCTTGCTCGCGCCAGGCCTGGGCCTGTCCGGCTCGTTGCTGGCGATCTTCCTCGGCACGCTGGTCGGCGTTCTGCTGCTGGCCGCCGTCGGCGTGATCGGCAGCGACACCGGCCTGTCGTCGATGGCTGCGCTCAAGCTCAGCCTCGGCAAACGTGGCGCGAGCCTGCCGGCCGTGCTGAACCTGCTGCAACTGATCGGTTGGGGTTCGTTCGAAATCATTGTGATGCGCGACGCTGCCAGTTTGCTGGGTGCGCGGGCGTTCAGCGAAGGCAGCCTGCTGTCGAATCCGCTGCTCTGGACCGTGTTCTTTGGTGGTTTGGCGACCTTGCTGGCCGTCAGCGGTCCGTTGACGTTCGTGCGACAAATCCTGCGCAAGTGGGGTATCTGGCTGTTGCTGGCCGCGTGCATCTGGCTGACCTGGAACCTGTTCGCCAAGGCCGATCTGACCGCGTTGTGGGCACAGGCCGGTGACGGTTCGATGCCCTTCGCCGTGGGCTTCGACATTGCCATTGCGATGCCGCTGTCGTGGCTGCCGCTGATTGCCGACTACTCACGCTTCGGCAAGCGTGCGAAAAACGTGTTCGGCGGCACCGCGCTGGGCTTCTTTATCGGCAACTTCTGGCTGATGAGCCTCGGCGTGGCCTACACCCTGGCGTTCGCGCCGAGCGGTGAAGTGAATGCCTTGTTGCTGGCGCTGGCGGGTGCAGGCCTGGGCATTCCGCTGTTGCTGATCCTGTTGGACGAGTCGGAAAACGCCTTCGCCGACATTCACTCGGCGGCTGTCTCCAGCGGGATTCTGTTGCGCTTGAAAGTCGAGCACCTGGCGTTGGCCATCGGCGTGATTTGCACACTGATCGCGTGCCTGGCGCCACTGGCGCAGTACCAGAACTTCCTGCTGTTGATCGGTTCGGTGTTTGCGCCGCTGTTCGGCGTGGTGCTGGTGGATCACTTCATTCTGCGCAAACGCAGTGCTCAGGTGGCGTCAGCCGCGTTGCGCTGGCCGGCGCTGCTCGCCTGGTTGGGCGGGGTGAGCACCTATCATTTGTTGGCCAATCTGTATCCGGACATCGGCGCAACCCTGCCGTCGTTGATTCTGGCAGGGTTGCTCCAGCTAGTGCTGGGCCGGGCCTTCAGTTACGGCCGGGAAACAGCTCGGGCTTGA
- the thiC gene encoding phosphomethylpyrimidine synthase ThiC, with the protein MTIKLKNTTNLSDSAQVDQQSVQPFTRSQKIYVQGSRPDILVPMREISLDVTPTDFGGEINAPVVVYDTSGPYTDPNVIIDVRKGLADVRSPWIESRGDTERLPGLSSNFGQERLADAELTKLRFAHVNNPRRAKAGANVSQMHYARKGIITAEMEYVAIRENMKLEVARAAGLLDQQHAGHSFGASVPKIITPEFVRDEIARGRAIIPANINHTELEPMIIGRNFLVKINGNIGNSALGSSIEEEVAKLTWGIRWGSDTVMDLSTGKHIHETREWIIRNSPVPIGTVPIYQALEKVGGAAEDLTWELFRDTLIEQAEQGVDYFTIHAGVLLRYVPLTAKRVTGIVSRGGSIMAKWCLAHHKENFLYTHFEDICEIMKAYDVSFSLGDGLRPGSIADANDAAQFGELETLGELTKIAWKHDVQCMIEGPGHVPMQLIKENMDKQLECCDEAPFYTLGPLTTDIAPGYDHITSGIGAAMIGWFGCAMLCYVTPKEHLGLPNKDDVKTGIITYKIAAHAADLAKGHPGAQIRDNALSKARFEFRWEDQFNLGLDPDTARSYHDETLPKDSAKVAHFCSMCGPKFCSMKITQEVREYAANQRIETVDAEVAQGLADQAERFKQEGSQLYKKI; encoded by the coding sequence ATGACGATAAAACTAAAAAACACTACGAACCTGAGTGACTCGGCCCAAGTCGATCAACAATCGGTTCAGCCGTTTACTCGCTCGCAAAAAATCTATGTCCAGGGTTCCCGCCCGGACATCCTCGTGCCGATGCGCGAAATCAGCCTCGACGTGACCCCGACCGACTTCGGCGGCGAGATCAACGCGCCTGTCGTTGTGTACGACACCTCGGGCCCGTACACCGACCCCAACGTCATCATCGACGTGCGCAAGGGCCTGGCTGATGTGCGCTCGCCTTGGATTGAATCCCGTGGCGACACCGAGCGCCTGCCCGGCCTGAGCTCGAACTTCGGCCAGGAACGCCTCGCCGACGCCGAACTCACCAAGCTGCGTTTCGCCCACGTCAACAACCCGCGCCGCGCCAAGGCCGGGGCCAACGTCAGCCAGATGCACTACGCCCGCAAAGGCATCATTACCGCCGAGATGGAATACGTCGCCATCCGCGAAAACATGAAGCTCGAAGTGGCTCGCGCCGCCGGGCTGCTGGACCAGCAACATGCCGGTCACAGCTTCGGTGCCAGCGTGCCGAAAATCATTACGCCTGAATTTGTCCGTGACGAGATCGCCCGCGGTCGCGCGATCATCCCGGCCAACATCAACCACACCGAACTGGAACCGATGATCATCGGCCGTAACTTCCTGGTGAAGATCAACGGCAACATCGGCAACAGCGCCTTGGGTTCGTCCATCGAAGAAGAAGTGGCGAAACTGACCTGGGGCATTCGCTGGGGGTCGGACACGGTCATGGACCTGTCCACCGGCAAGCACATTCACGAAACCCGCGAGTGGATCATCCGCAACTCGCCGGTGCCTATCGGTACCGTGCCGATCTATCAAGCGTTGGAAAAAGTCGGCGGCGCCGCCGAAGACCTGACCTGGGAGCTGTTCCGCGACACGCTGATCGAACAGGCCGAGCAGGGCGTCGACTACTTCACCATCCACGCCGGCGTGTTGCTGCGCTACGTGCCGCTGACCGCCAAGCGCGTCACCGGGATCGTTTCCCGTGGCGGCTCGATCATGGCCAAGTGGTGCCTGGCCCACCACAAAGAGAACTTCCTCTACACCCATTTCGAAGACATCTGCGAAATCATGAAGGCCTACGACGTCAGCTTCTCGCTGGGTGATGGCCTGCGTCCGGGCTCGATTGCCGACGCCAACGACGCCGCGCAATTCGGTGAGCTGGAAACCCTCGGCGAGCTGACCAAGATCGCCTGGAAGCACGATGTGCAATGCATGATCGAAGGCCCTGGCCACGTGCCGATGCAGTTGATCAAGGAAAACATGGACAAGCAGCTCGAGTGCTGCGACGAGGCGCCGTTCTACACCCTTGGTCCGCTGACCACTGACATCGCACCGGGATACGACCACATCACCTCGGGTATCGGTGCGGCGATGATCGGCTGGTTCGGTTGCGCCATGCTTTGCTACGTGACGCCGAAGGAGCACTTGGGCCTGCCGAACAAGGATGACGTGAAGACCGGGATCATCACCTACAAGATCGCCGCGCATGCCGCCGATCTGGCCAAAGGGCATCCGGGCGCACAGATCCGCGACAATGCCTTGAGCAAGGCGCGATTCGAATTCCGTTGGGAAGACCAGTTCAACCTGGGCCTTGATCCCGACACCGCTCGTTCGTATCACGATGAGACCTTGCCGAAGGATTCGGCCAAGGTCGCGCATTTCTGCTCAATGTGCGGGCCGAAATTCTGTTCGATGAAGATCACCCAGGAAGTCCGCGAATACGCGGCTAACCAACGGATCGAAACCGTCGACGCCGAAGTCGCCCAGGGATTGGCGGACCAGGCTGAGCGGTTCAAGCAGGAAGGCAGTCAGCTGTACAAGAAAATCTAG
- a CDS encoding TolC family outer membrane protein, whose translation MLRNLSLALAVSCASNGMAWAAEAPLSTKTDLVSVYQEAVDNNADLAAARAQYGAQKEVVPQARAGLLPNLSGGAELANVRTAIDQPSATANRNAHSYQATLAQPLFRADRWFQFQAAKDVNEQAALQLSATEQNLILQTAESYFNVLRTQDNLASTKAEEAAFKRQLDQSNERFDVGLSDKTDVLQSQASYDTARANRILAQRQVDDAFEALITLTNRQYNSIQGIVHTLPILPPSPNDAKAWVDTAAKQNLNLLASNYAVSAAEETLKQRKAGHAPTLDAVAKYEKGDNDALGFGNPNAFGQPYGGNVEQTTVGLQVNIPIYSGGLINSQVRQSYAQLDQSEQQRESLRRQIVESTRNLHRAVNTDVEQVQARKQSIISNQSAVEATEIGYQVGTRNIVDVLDAQRQLYTSVRNYNNTRYDYILDNLRLKQAAGTLNPGDLQDLARYLKADYNPDKDFLPPDLAKAAAAQLKANPTQ comes from the coding sequence ATGCTGCGCAACCTATCACTGGCCCTTGCCGTGTCTTGTGCGTCCAATGGAATGGCCTGGGCAGCAGAAGCGCCCTTATCGACCAAAACCGATCTGGTCAGCGTCTACCAGGAAGCGGTGGACAACAACGCCGACCTGGCTGCCGCCCGCGCCCAATACGGTGCCCAGAAAGAAGTGGTGCCCCAGGCCCGCGCCGGGCTGCTGCCCAATCTCTCGGGCGGCGCCGAGCTCGCCAACGTGCGCACCGCGATCGATCAGCCTTCGGCCACCGCCAACCGTAACGCTCATTCCTATCAAGCGACGTTGGCACAACCGCTGTTCCGTGCCGATCGCTGGTTCCAGTTCCAGGCCGCCAAGGACGTCAACGAACAGGCCGCGTTGCAACTCTCGGCAACTGAACAGAACCTGATCCTGCAGACAGCCGAAAGCTACTTCAACGTTCTGCGCACCCAGGACAACCTGGCCTCGACCAAGGCCGAGGAAGCGGCGTTCAAACGCCAGCTCGACCAGTCCAACGAGCGCTTCGATGTCGGCCTGTCGGACAAGACCGACGTGCTGCAGTCGCAAGCCAGCTACGACACGGCACGGGCCAACCGGATCCTCGCCCAGCGCCAGGTGGATGATGCGTTCGAAGCGTTGATCACCCTGACCAACCGCCAATACAACTCGATCCAGGGCATTGTCCACACACTGCCGATCCTGCCGCCATCACCGAATGATGCCAAGGCCTGGGTCGATACCGCGGCGAAGCAGAACCTTAATTTGCTGGCCAGCAACTACGCTGTCAGTGCTGCCGAAGAAACACTCAAGCAGCGCAAGGCGGGTCATGCACCGACCCTCGATGCCGTGGCGAAGTACGAAAAAGGTGATAACGACGCCTTGGGCTTCGGCAACCCGAACGCCTTTGGCCAGCCGTATGGCGGCAACGTCGAACAAACGACGGTGGGCCTGCAAGTGAACATCCCGATCTACAGTGGCGGCCTGATCAACTCCCAGGTGCGCCAATCGTATGCGCAACTGGACCAGTCCGAGCAGCAACGTGAATCCCTGCGCCGGCAAATCGTGGAAAGCACCCGCAACCTGCACCGGGCGGTGAACACCGACGTCGAGCAGGTGCAGGCACGCAAACAGTCGATCATCTCCAACCAGAGTGCGGTGGAAGCGACTGAAATCGGTTATCAGGTCGGCACGCGAAATATCGTTGACGTGCTGGATGCCCAGCGTCAGCTGTACACCTCGGTGCGCAACTACAACAACACCCGCTACGACTACATCCTCGACAACCTGCGTTTGAAGCAGGCTGCCGGCACGTTGAACCCGGGGGATTTGCAGGACCTGGCGCGTTATCTCAAGGCCGACTACAACCCGGACAAGGACTTCCTGCCACCGGATCTGGCGAAGGCTGCGGCGGCGCAGTTGAAGGCAAATCCAACGCAGTAA
- the waaA gene encoding lipid IV(A) 3-deoxy-D-manno-octulosonic acid transferase has translation MNRTLYTALFYLGLPLVAIRLWLRSRKAPAYAKRIGERFSLGLPTMKPGGIWVHAVSVGESIAAAPMIRALLQRYPQLPITVTCMTPTGSERIHALFANEPRIQHCYLPYDLPCAAARFLDRVQPKLAVIMETELWPNHIHQCAKRGIAVALANARLSERSAKGYGRFRKLTQPMLAEMSLFAVQTEAEAQRFLNLGARADTVEVTGSIKFDLTIDPQLLLRATELRAQWQAQERPVWIAASTHEGEDEVVLAAHRQLLANHPDALLILVPRHPERFNSVFALCQQQGFATVRRSSGEPVTANTSVLLGDTMGELLFLYALADSAFVGGSLVPNGGHNLLEPAALAKPVLCGPHLFNFLEIAAQLRSAGALQEVEDAEGLALAVQRLFELPRDAQRMAEAGLKVMRTNQGALQRLLDGLGRLIDLT, from the coding sequence ATGAATAGAACTCTCTACACCGCGCTGTTTTACTTGGGGCTGCCATTGGTAGCTATTCGGCTGTGGCTGCGTTCGCGCAAGGCGCCGGCGTATGCCAAACGCATTGGCGAACGCTTCTCCCTCGGCCTGCCGACGATGAAGCCGGGCGGCATCTGGGTGCACGCGGTGTCCGTGGGCGAGAGCATTGCCGCAGCGCCGATGATTCGCGCCCTGCTGCAACGTTATCCACAGCTGCCGATTACCGTGACCTGCATGACCCCGACCGGTTCGGAGCGCATCCATGCCCTGTTTGCCAACGAGCCGCGCATCCAGCACTGCTATTTGCCTTACGACTTGCCGTGCGCGGCGGCACGGTTTCTCGATCGGGTCCAGCCGAAACTGGCGGTAATCATGGAGACCGAACTCTGGCCGAACCACATCCATCAGTGCGCCAAGCGCGGGATTGCGGTGGCGTTGGCCAATGCGCGATTGTCCGAACGTTCGGCCAAGGGCTATGGCCGCTTCCGGAAACTCACCCAGCCGATGCTTGCCGAGATGAGCCTGTTCGCGGTGCAGACCGAAGCCGAAGCTCAGCGCTTCCTTAACCTGGGTGCGCGTGCGGACACTGTCGAAGTGACCGGCTCGATCAAGTTTGACCTGACCATCGATCCGCAATTGCTTCTGCGCGCCACCGAATTGCGCGCGCAATGGCAGGCGCAGGAACGCCCGGTGTGGATCGCCGCGAGTACTCACGAAGGTGAAGACGAAGTGGTGCTGGCGGCCCATCGTCAGTTGCTGGCCAATCATCCCGATGCGTTGCTGATTCTGGTGCCGCGTCATCCAGAGCGTTTCAACTCAGTGTTCGCCTTGTGCCAGCAGCAGGGATTCGCCACGGTGCGTCGTTCCTCCGGCGAGCCGGTCACGGCTAATACGTCGGTGTTGCTGGGCGACACCATGGGTGAGTTGCTGTTTCTTTATGCCTTGGCGGACAGCGCGTTTGTCGGCGGCAGCCTGGTGCCGAACGGCGGGCATAACCTGCTGGAACCGGCGGCGCTGGCCAAACCGGTGCTGTGCGGCCCGCACCTGTTCAACTTCCTCGAAATCGCCGCACAATTGCGCAGCGCCGGGGCGTTGCAGGAAGTGGAGGATGCCGAAGGCCTGGCGCTGGCGGTACAGCGGCTGTTCGAATTGCCGCGCGATGCGCAGCGAATGGCGGAGGCTGGGTTGAAAGTGATGCGCACCAATCAAGGCGCGTTGCAGCGGCTACTGGATGGGTTGGGGCGGTTGATCGACTTGACTTGA
- a CDS encoding LysR family transcriptional regulator — MSMQWNLEQLRLFVSVAEQRSFSAVARVQRKAQSAVSSSIALLEEDLGVSLFDRSSGRQPKLTEAGNALLEEAREVLRQCERLNGRALAMMRGQEARLRVAQDEAMPYQPIIESFAALADKFPSLEVQLTSAAQGDVARKLVERRADLGLLFYHDQIPEALERRVLGSVEMLTVCGVRHPLAKQAHVDCQQLAQHRQLLMSTQSSVYPGSEPASPQVWRADSFYVMAEWLVRGLGWAWLPRHVVQYPAYQDLMVELDSEWTPPALVVELVWRRDEPLGPAARWLAERFAVHLRAIGEKTDKLRRHE, encoded by the coding sequence ATGAGCATGCAATGGAATCTGGAGCAGCTGCGCCTGTTTGTCAGCGTAGCGGAGCAGCGTTCGTTTTCTGCCGTAGCACGGGTTCAGCGCAAGGCGCAGTCGGCGGTCAGCAGTTCGATTGCGCTGCTGGAGGAAGACCTCGGCGTCAGCCTGTTCGACCGCAGCAGCGGCCGGCAGCCGAAACTCACCGAGGCCGGCAATGCCTTGCTGGAGGAGGCGCGGGAAGTCTTGCGTCAGTGCGAGCGCCTGAACGGCCGGGCGCTGGCGATGATGCGCGGACAGGAAGCGCGTTTGCGCGTGGCTCAGGATGAGGCGATGCCCTATCAGCCGATCATCGAAAGCTTTGCAGCCCTGGCCGACAAATTTCCCAGCCTTGAAGTGCAGCTGACCAGTGCCGCTCAAGGTGATGTGGCGCGCAAACTGGTCGAGCGTCGGGCCGATCTGGGACTGTTGTTTTATCACGACCAGATCCCCGAAGCGCTTGAGCGTCGGGTGCTCGGCAGCGTCGAAATGCTCACCGTATGCGGCGTGCGTCATCCCCTGGCGAAACAGGCGCACGTTGATTGTCAGCAACTGGCGCAGCACCGTCAGTTGCTGATGTCCACGCAGTCCAGCGTCTATCCCGGCAGTGAGCCGGCCAGTCCGCAGGTCTGGCGGGCCGACAGCTTCTACGTGATGGCCGAATGGCTGGTGCGCGGCCTCGGCTGGGCCTGGCTGCCGCGGCACGTGGTGCAGTACCCGGCGTATCAGGACCTGATGGTCGAACTGGACAGCGAATGGACCCCGCCGGCGCTGGTTGTTGAACTGGTCTGGCGCCGTGATGAACCCCTCGGCCCGGCGGCTCGTTGGCTGGCAGAACGTTTTGCCGTGCATTTGCGGGCGATCGGCGAAAAAACCGATAAACTCCGCCGCCATGAATAG
- a CDS encoding DMT family transporter, whose translation MTAYYYLAIAICAEVIATVSMKAVKGFSTPLPLILVIVGYGIAFWMLTLVVRSVPVGVAYAVWAGLGIVMVSIAALFIYGQKLDVPAMLGMALIVLGVVVIQLFSKTAGH comes from the coding sequence ATGACCGCTTACTACTACCTGGCCATTGCCATCTGCGCCGAAGTGATCGCGACCGTTTCAATGAAAGCCGTCAAAGGCTTCAGCACCCCGCTGCCGCTGATTCTGGTGATTGTCGGTTACGGCATTGCCTTCTGGATGCTGACCTTGGTGGTGCGCAGCGTTCCGGTGGGCGTCGCTTATGCGGTGTGGGCCGGTTTGGGCATCGTGATGGTCAGCATCGCGGCGCTGTTTATCTACGGGCAGAAACTGGATGTACCGGCGATGCTGGGGATGGCGTTGATCGTATTGGGCGTCGTCGTCATCCAGCTCTTCTCCAAAACCGCTGGCCACTGA
- a CDS encoding NAD(P)/FAD-dependent oxidoreductase yields MPSVISTDVLIVGAGVAGLWLNARLRRQGFSTVLVESASLGGGQSVKSQGIIHGGAKYALHGALTGASEAIADMPRRWREALAGDGELDLTGVRLLSEAHYLWSPGTLAGNLTSFFASKAVRGRVDQVKGDQLPPALQDKRFKGKVYRLAELVIDVPSLIQRLADLAGDGLLAGQKIEPLLEAGVLVGLKVDGREIRAQRIVLSAGAGTATLLDALGLSQPAMQRRPLHMIIAKGPSLKPLYAHCLGGGTKPRLTVTTHPAADGQWVWYMGGDIAEAEGVAREPAEQIATAQKELGQLLPWIDLSTAQWATLRVDRAEPLQSGLTRPDNAFLAEEGRLLVGWPTKLALAPDFADRVIASLQRDGIQPSHPAPLPDLPKPPICVPAWEQLLP; encoded by the coding sequence ATGCCATCCGTTATTTCCACCGACGTTCTGATTGTCGGCGCTGGTGTCGCCGGCCTCTGGCTGAATGCGCGCCTGCGCCGCCAGGGTTTTTCGACCGTGCTGGTGGAAAGCGCCAGCCTCGGCGGCGGGCAGAGTGTGAAGTCCCAGGGCATCATCCACGGCGGCGCCAAGTACGCGCTGCATGGCGCCCTGACCGGTGCCTCGGAAGCCATCGCCGACATGCCACGCCGCTGGCGTGAAGCCCTTGCCGGCGACGGCGAGCTGGATCTGACCGGCGTGCGCTTGCTGTCCGAAGCCCATTACCTCTGGTCCCCTGGCACCCTCGCTGGCAACCTCACCAGTTTCTTCGCCAGCAAAGCCGTGCGTGGCCGTGTCGATCAGGTCAAGGGCGACCAACTGCCGCCGGCCCTGCAAGACAAGCGCTTCAAGGGCAAGGTTTACCGATTGGCGGAACTGGTCATCGACGTGCCGAGCCTGATCCAGCGCCTGGCCGACCTGGCCGGTGATGGCCTGCTCGCCGGTCAGAAGATCGAACCGTTGCTGGAGGCGGGGGTTCTGGTGGGCCTGAAGGTCGACGGACGTGAGATCCGCGCCCAGCGCATCGTGCTCAGCGCCGGTGCCGGCACCGCGACGCTGCTCGACGCCCTGGGGCTGAGCCAGCCCGCCATGCAGCGCCGGCCGTTGCACATGATCATCGCCAAAGGCCCGAGCCTCAAACCGCTGTATGCCCACTGCCTGGGCGGCGGCACCAAACCGCGCCTGACCGTGACCACCCATCCTGCCGCCGATGGCCAATGGGTCTGGTACATGGGCGGCGATATCGCTGAAGCCGAAGGGGTTGCCCGTGAACCCGCCGAGCAAATCGCCACAGCGCAGAAAGAACTCGGCCAGTTGCTGCCATGGATCGACCTGAGCACCGCGCAATGGGCCACCTTGCGTGTGGATCGCGCCGAACCGCTGCAATCGGGACTGACGCGCCCAGACAATGCCTTCCTTGCCGAAGAAGGCCGGCTGCTGGTCGGTTGGCCGACCAAACTGGCACTGGCGCCGGACTTCGCCGACCGGGTCATCGCGTCTTTACAGCGTGACGGCATCCAGCCAAGCCATCCAGCGCCGCTGCCCGACTTGCCAAAACCACCGATTTGCGTTCCAGCCTGGGAGCAACTGCTGCCATGA
- a CDS encoding aldo/keto reductase translates to MSIKTLHDLHRPLGSTGLMVSPLGLGTVKLGRDQGVKYPNGFQIPGDDEARMLLKLARDMGINLIDTAPAYGCSEERLGPLLRGQREDWVIVSKVGEEFADGQSSHDFSAAHTRRSVERSLQRLETDVIDLVLVHSDGNDLAILNDSEVYATLAALKAEGKIRGFGFSGKTVEGGLKALEQGDCAMVTYNLNEQSEKPVIDYAAAHGKAILVKKALASGHVCLSPGVDPVRASFELLFEHPGVASAIVGTINPLHLAHNVATVAQVLRRN, encoded by the coding sequence ATGAGCATAAAGACCCTGCACGACCTGCACCGCCCCCTAGGCAGCACTGGCCTGATGGTTTCGCCCCTGGGCCTGGGCACGGTAAAACTGGGCCGCGACCAAGGCGTCAAATACCCCAACGGTTTCCAGATTCCCGGCGATGACGAAGCGCGCATGCTGCTCAAACTCGCGCGCGATATGGGCATCAACCTGATCGACACCGCCCCGGCTTATGGCTGCAGTGAAGAGCGCCTCGGCCCGCTGTTGCGTGGTCAGCGTGAGGACTGGGTAATCGTCAGCAAGGTCGGCGAAGAATTTGCCGACGGCCAGTCGAGTCACGACTTCAGCGCCGCCCATACTCGACGTTCAGTGGAGCGCAGCCTGCAACGCCTGGAAACAGATGTTATCGATCTGGTGCTGGTGCACTCCGACGGCAACGACCTGGCAATTCTCAACGACAGCGAGGTCTACGCGACCCTCGCCGCGCTCAAGGCCGAAGGCAAGATTCGCGGCTTCGGTTTTTCCGGCAAAACCGTCGAAGGGGGTTTGAAGGCTCTGGAACAGGGTGATTGCGCCATGGTCACCTACAATCTGAACGAACAGAGCGAGAAGCCGGTCATTGACTATGCTGCTGCTCACGGCAAAGCCATTCTGGTCAAAAAAGCCCTCGCCAGCGGTCACGTCTGCCTGAGTCCGGGCGTGGACCCGGTGCGCGCCAGCTTCGAGTTGTTGTTTGAACATCCGGGTGTTGCCAGTGCTATTGTCGGGACCATCAATCCGCTGCACCTCGCCCACAACGTCGCGACCGTTGCCCAGGTCCTACGTAGAAACTGA